The following coding sequences lie in one Nocardioides sambongensis genomic window:
- the glnT gene encoding type III glutamate--ammonia ligase, translating into METLRDLTEQHGTRFILALFVDLRGKPCAKLVPVEAVDELAEDGVGFAGYAVGAFGQEPKDPDVVAIPDVSSFTPLDFVKPGLALVHCDPHVLGKPWPFAPRNILRAVIAQAGAMGFEPWVGAEVEYFLVRKDADGSLVTADPDDVADQPCYDARGVYRMYDHLTSISSAMNQLGWGNYANDHEDGNGQFEQNFHYAEALTTADRVVTLRYLLSVLAAERGMIATFMPKPFADRTGSGLHLHLSLTAAGTPAFPAAEGDDELGLSATAYGFVAGILDHAQALQGLIAPTVNSYKRTGAVSTNSGASWAPRRPTYGGNDRTHYVRVPDAQRIELRGGDASANPYLAIAGALGAGLDGVARGAHPGPVGSGPQGELPNTLIDAVDLLAADPVVSGVLDSAGPGVADYFTALKRREFIDYHAQVSAWEVEKYLTAF; encoded by the coding sequence GTGGAGACACTGCGAGACCTGACGGAGCAGCACGGGACCAGGTTCATCCTGGCGCTCTTCGTCGACCTGCGCGGCAAACCGTGCGCCAAGCTCGTCCCGGTGGAGGCGGTGGACGAGCTCGCCGAGGACGGCGTCGGCTTCGCCGGCTACGCCGTCGGCGCCTTCGGGCAGGAACCGAAGGACCCCGACGTGGTGGCCATCCCCGACGTCAGCTCGTTCACCCCGCTCGACTTCGTCAAGCCGGGTCTGGCGCTGGTCCACTGCGACCCCCACGTGCTCGGCAAGCCCTGGCCCTTCGCCCCGCGCAACATCCTGCGCGCGGTCATCGCGCAGGCCGGGGCGATGGGCTTCGAGCCCTGGGTGGGTGCCGAGGTCGAGTACTTCCTGGTCCGCAAGGACGCCGACGGCTCGCTCGTCACGGCCGACCCCGACGACGTCGCCGACCAGCCGTGCTACGACGCGCGTGGCGTCTATCGGATGTATGACCACCTGACTTCGATCTCGAGCGCGATGAACCAGCTCGGCTGGGGCAACTACGCCAACGACCACGAGGACGGCAACGGGCAGTTCGAGCAGAACTTCCACTACGCCGAGGCGCTCACCACGGCCGACCGCGTGGTCACCCTGCGCTACCTGCTCTCCGTGCTCGCTGCGGAGCGCGGGATGATCGCGACCTTCATGCCCAAGCCGTTCGCCGACCGGACCGGCAGCGGCCTGCACCTGCACCTCTCGCTGACCGCCGCCGGGACGCCCGCCTTCCCGGCCGCCGAGGGGGACGACGAGCTCGGACTCTCCGCGACCGCCTACGGCTTCGTCGCCGGCATCCTGGACCACGCCCAGGCGCTGCAGGGGCTGATCGCACCCACGGTGAACTCCTACAAGCGCACCGGCGCGGTGTCCACCAACTCCGGAGCCTCGTGGGCTCCGCGCCGCCCCACCTACGGCGGCAACGACCGCACCCACTACGTGCGGGTGCCGGACGCACAGCGGATCGAGCTGCGCGGGGGAGACGCCTCGGCGAACCCCTACCTCGCGATCGCGGGAGCGCTGGGAGCCGGCCTGGACGGCGTGGCGCGCGGTGCGCACCCGGGGCCGGTCGGCAGCGGCCCGCAGGGCGAGCTGCCGAACACCCTGATCGACGCGGTCGACCTGCTGGCGGCCGACCCGGTCGTCAGCGGGGTCCTGGACAGCGCTGGTCCCGGGGTCGCCGACTACTTCACCGCCCTCAAGCGTCGCGAGTTCATCGACTACCACGCCCAGGTCAGCGCGTGGGAGGTCGAGAAGTACCTGACCGCCTTCTGA
- a CDS encoding class II glutamine amidotransferase domain-containing protein, with amino-acid sequence MCGIVGLHLRNPELHPRLGELLAGMLCEMEDRGADSAGVAVYGDPDWTPPGQGAVSLLDAADGADELVARVSDALGCPVGARVLEKTLLLTAPVDSESLLATVRSCAPDALVAGFGADLAVLKGVGRPQDLAAAWDLRGARGWQGVGHTRMATESAVVAAGAHPYAVGPEQCLVHNGSFSNHATIRRELRAAGVRFDSENDTEVGARFVAHQLAQGKDVEVALKELCATFDGFYTLLVSNRDSFAVVRDAIACKPAVIAETEDWVAMASEYRALAHLPGVAEARIWEPEPEVIYAWTREGGAVQGADA; translated from the coding sequence ATGTGCGGGATCGTCGGGCTGCACCTGCGCAACCCAGAACTCCATCCGCGGCTCGGCGAGCTGCTGGCCGGCATGCTGTGCGAGATGGAGGACCGCGGCGCGGACTCCGCCGGGGTCGCCGTCTACGGAGACCCCGACTGGACCCCGCCCGGGCAGGGCGCGGTCTCCCTGCTCGACGCTGCCGACGGGGCCGACGAGCTGGTGGCGCGGGTGAGCGACGCCCTCGGCTGCCCGGTCGGCGCCCGAGTGCTCGAGAAGACCCTGTTGCTGACCGCTCCGGTGGACAGCGAGAGCCTGCTCGCGACGGTCCGGTCCTGTGCCCCCGACGCGCTGGTGGCCGGTTTCGGTGCCGACCTCGCGGTGCTCAAGGGCGTCGGGCGCCCCCAGGACCTCGCCGCGGCGTGGGACCTGCGCGGCGCGCGCGGCTGGCAGGGCGTTGGCCACACCCGGATGGCGACCGAATCCGCCGTGGTCGCCGCCGGTGCCCATCCCTACGCGGTCGGCCCGGAGCAGTGCCTCGTGCACAACGGGTCGTTCTCCAACCATGCCACCATCCGTCGCGAGCTGCGGGCCGCCGGAGTGAGGTTCGACAGCGAGAACGACACCGAGGTCGGTGCCCGGTTCGTCGCCCACCAGCTCGCGCAGGGCAAGGACGTCGAGGTGGCCCTCAAGGAGCTCTGCGCCACCTTCGACGGCTTCTACACGCTGTTGGTCTCCAACCGCGACTCCTTCGCCGTGGTCCGCGACGCCATCGCCTGCAAGCCGGCCGTGATCGCCGAGACCGAGGACTGGGTCGCCATGGCCAGCGAGTACCGGGCGCTGGCCCACCTGCCGGGCGTCGCCGAGGCACGGATCTGGGAGCCGGAGCCCGAAGTCATCTACGCCTGGACCCGTGAGGGCGGCGCCGTACAGGGAGCAGACGCATGA
- a CDS encoding GltB/FmdC/FwdC-like GXGXG domain-containing protein: MTTPDVTFDLSTTPLRAVNEALHAPGLTGEFAIEHPAGGHSVAVGLDAPIKVDVHGHVGYYAAGMNQQAEVEIHGNAGTGVAENMMSGTVVVHGNASQSAGATAHGGLLVVEGDAAARCGISMKGADIVVGGDVGHSSAFMAQAGRLVVRGDAGEGLGDSIYETRIYVRGRVASLGADCVAKEMRAEHREELAGLLKAAGYTDDDLDSYTRYGSARSLYHFTAENKY, translated from the coding sequence ATGACGACCCCCGATGTCACCTTCGACCTGTCCACCACCCCGCTGCGCGCGGTCAACGAGGCCCTGCACGCCCCCGGGCTGACCGGGGAGTTCGCCATCGAGCACCCGGCCGGCGGGCACAGCGTCGCCGTCGGCCTCGACGCCCCGATCAAGGTGGACGTCCACGGACACGTCGGCTACTACGCGGCCGGCATGAATCAGCAGGCCGAGGTCGAGATCCACGGCAACGCTGGCACCGGTGTCGCCGAGAACATGATGAGCGGCACGGTCGTCGTCCACGGCAATGCGTCGCAGTCCGCGGGCGCGACCGCGCACGGCGGCCTGCTGGTGGTCGAGGGGGACGCCGCCGCCCGGTGCGGGATCTCGATGAAGGGCGCCGACATCGTGGTCGGTGGCGACGTGGGGCACTCCAGCGCGTTCATGGCCCAGGCCGGGCGGCTGGTCGTGCGCGGGGACGCCGGCGAGGGGTTGGGGGACTCGATCTACGAGACCCGTATCTACGTGCGCGGCCGCGTCGCCTCGCTGGGGGCCGACTGCGTCGCCAAGGAGATGCGCGCCGAGCACCGGGAGGAGCTCGCCGGACTGCTGAAGGCGGCCGGTTACACCGACGACGACCTGGACTCCTACACGCGCTACGGCTCGGCACGTTCGCTCTACCACTTCACCGCCGAGAACAAGTACTGA
- a CDS encoding FMN-binding glutamate synthase family protein — translation MSNETAPDATVSAASWGLRESATFDRPTIAAIQKAADTGIYDIRGWGAKRPLPHFDDLLFLGASMSRYPLEGYRERCGTDVVLGDRFAKYPLHLATPVTIAGMSFGALSGRAKEALGRGASEVGTSTTTGDGGMTPEERGQSKHLVYQYLPSRYGMNPDDLRKADAIEIVLGQGAKPGGGGMLLGQKISERVAGMRTLPQGIDQRSASRHPDWTGPDDLAIKIAELREITDWEKPVYVKVGATRTYYDVKLACHSGADVVVVDGMQGGTAATQDVFIEHVGIPTLAAIPQAVQALQELGLHRKVQLIVSGGIRNGADVAKAMALGADAVAIGSAALIALGDNDPRYAAEYEAIGSAAGFYDDFQDGRDPAGITTQDPELAQRFDPVEGGRRLANFLRVMTMEAQTIARACGKAHLQHLEPEDLVAISIEASAMARVPLAGTDWIPGRTGGL, via the coding sequence ATGAGCAACGAGACCGCGCCCGACGCGACCGTGTCCGCCGCGAGCTGGGGCCTGCGCGAGTCGGCCACCTTCGACCGCCCGACCATCGCCGCCATCCAGAAGGCGGCCGACACCGGGATCTACGACATCCGCGGATGGGGTGCCAAGCGGCCGCTCCCGCACTTCGACGACCTGTTGTTCCTCGGTGCGTCGATGTCGCGCTACCCGCTCGAGGGATACCGGGAACGGTGCGGCACCGACGTCGTGCTCGGCGACCGGTTCGCGAAGTACCCCCTGCACCTGGCGACACCGGTGACCATCGCGGGCATGTCCTTCGGCGCCCTCAGCGGCCGCGCCAAGGAGGCCCTCGGCCGTGGCGCCTCCGAGGTCGGTACGTCGACCACCACCGGCGACGGCGGCATGACGCCCGAGGAGCGAGGGCAGTCCAAGCACCTCGTCTACCAGTACCTGCCGAGCCGCTACGGGATGAACCCCGACGACCTGCGCAAGGCGGATGCGATCGAGATCGTCCTCGGCCAGGGCGCCAAGCCGGGCGGCGGAGGCATGCTTCTCGGGCAGAAGATCTCCGAGCGCGTCGCCGGCATGCGCACGCTGCCGCAGGGCATCGACCAGCGGTCGGCGTCACGACACCCGGACTGGACCGGCCCCGACGACCTGGCGATCAAGATCGCCGAGTTGCGCGAGATCACCGACTGGGAGAAGCCGGTCTACGTCAAGGTCGGCGCGACCCGCACCTACTACGACGTCAAGCTCGCCTGCCACTCCGGCGCCGACGTGGTGGTGGTCGACGGGATGCAGGGCGGCACCGCCGCCACCCAGGACGTCTTCATCGAGCACGTGGGCATCCCGACGCTGGCGGCCATCCCGCAGGCCGTGCAGGCCCTCCAGGAGCTCGGGCTGCACCGGAAGGTGCAGCTGATCGTCTCCGGCGGCATCCGCAACGGGGCCGACGTGGCCAAGGCGATGGCGCTGGGGGCCGACGCCGTCGCGATCGGGTCCGCCGCGCTGATCGCGCTCGGCGACAACGACCCCCGCTATGCCGCGGAGTACGAGGCGATCGGCTCGGCCGCGGGCTTCTACGACGACTTCCAGGACGGCCGCGACCCCGCCGGCATCACCACCCAGGACCCCGAGCTCGCCCAGCGGTTCGACCCCGTGGAGGGTGGTCGCCGCCTGGCCAACTTCCTGCGGGTGATGACGATGGAGGCACAGACCATCGCCCGGGCCTGCGGCAAGGCCCACCTGCAGCACCTCGAGCCCGAGGACCTGGTCGCGATCTCCATCGAGGCGTCCGCGATGGCCCGCGTCCCGCTGGCCGGCACCGACTGGATCCCGGGCCGGACCGGAGGCCTGTGA
- a CDS encoding NAD(P)/FAD-dependent oxidoreductase — MEHSPAGRVVIVGGGLIGLSIARALAERGVTDVLVLERHSLASGGTGKSSGIVRAHYGVPSIAAMAWRSLPLIEKLGDTVGFRQVGYSVIVGEQNEAPLRANIATHQALGIEAEIIDVDRLSAMWPMMNVEDVTCVGYEPRGGYADASQLALYFGQVARDKGARVRQHTPVARIVTAGDTVTGVQLDSGDVIDADTVIVASGWWSARLLADLGIDLPIEGYRSELLIVDAGVPLVDLPVVSDLVSLQYCRIEGSGQFLVGNSDHDEPENRFVDPDDYSNIAGEASIEKYAEKVMHRFPGFPDPSVTHTYAGVYDVPPDWNPVIAPVGPRGLVLAAGFAGHGFKISPAVGDLVADLVLEGDSRDPDVPASDFRFERFAEGAPLRSPHPYLGAGEMR, encoded by the coding sequence ATGGAGCACTCCCCGGCCGGCCGGGTCGTCATCGTCGGTGGAGGACTGATCGGGCTGTCGATCGCCCGCGCCCTCGCCGAACGCGGTGTCACCGACGTGCTGGTGCTGGAGCGGCACAGCCTCGCCAGTGGCGGCACCGGCAAGTCCAGCGGCATCGTCCGGGCGCACTACGGCGTGCCGTCGATCGCGGCGATGGCCTGGCGCAGTCTGCCGCTGATCGAGAAGCTCGGTGACACGGTCGGCTTCCGCCAGGTCGGCTACTCGGTGATCGTCGGGGAGCAGAACGAGGCTCCGCTGCGCGCCAACATCGCCACCCACCAGGCCCTGGGCATCGAGGCCGAGATCATCGACGTCGACCGGCTGAGCGCGATGTGGCCGATGATGAACGTGGAGGACGTCACCTGCGTCGGCTACGAGCCGCGCGGCGGCTACGCCGACGCCTCCCAGCTCGCGCTCTACTTCGGCCAGGTGGCGCGGGACAAGGGCGCCCGGGTCCGTCAGCACACGCCGGTCGCCCGGATCGTCACCGCCGGGGACACCGTCACCGGCGTGCAGCTCGACTCCGGCGACGTGATCGACGCCGACACGGTCATCGTGGCCTCCGGTTGGTGGTCGGCGCGACTGCTCGCCGACCTCGGCATCGACCTGCCGATCGAGGGCTACCGCTCGGAGCTGCTGATCGTCGACGCCGGCGTCCCGCTCGTGGATCTCCCGGTCGTCTCGGACCTGGTCAGCCTGCAGTACTGCCGGATCGAGGGCTCGGGCCAGTTCCTGGTGGGCAACAGCGACCACGACGAGCCCGAGAACAGGTTCGTCGACCCCGACGACTACTCCAACATCGCCGGGGAGGCGAGCATCGAGAAGTACGCCGAGAAGGTGATGCACCGGTTCCCGGGCTTCCCCGATCCCTCGGTGACCCACACCTACGCCGGCGTGTACGACGTACCGCCGGACTGGAACCCGGTGATCGCACCGGTCGGCCCGCGCGGGCTGGTGCTCGCAGCGGGGTTCGCCGGTCACGGCTTCAAGATCAGCCCCGCGGTCGGTGACCTGGTGGCCGACCTGGTGCTGGAGGGGGACTCGAGGGACCCGGACGTGCCCGCCTCCGACTTCCGGTTCGAGCGCTTCGCCGAGGGTGCCCCGCTGCGCAGCCCGCACCCGTACCTGGGGGCGGGGGAGATGCGGTGA
- a CDS encoding allantoate amidohydrolase, with the protein MSELADTATGTASTDSVVGLLAEIADIGRDPKRGGYSRPVLSTAELDLRGWFQAHASKRGLEVETDRNGVLWAWHAPHGSRDGAIVTGSHLDSVPGGGAFDGPLGVASALVAFDLLAARGVGGPARAIAVFPEEEGSRFGVACLGSRLMAGAIDPARALRLTDADGTTYAEALAAAGARPDLVGPDPETLGRIGAFVELHVEQGRGLVDLGQPVAVGSSILGHGRWRITVTGAGNHAGTTLMADRADPMVAAARVVVAVQQAARAIPDARATVGRIQPTPGGTNVIASRVDLWLDARHRDDTITATLVEQIRVAAEIAAAGEGCTVRLTEESLSPTVDFDPALRDRLCAVLPQAPVLATGAGHDAGVLKEHVPTGMLFVRNPTGISHAPEEHAEDVDVEAGAAALAAALADLHAAPVVRP; encoded by the coding sequence GTGAGCGAGCTCGCCGACACCGCCACCGGCACCGCCTCGACCGACAGCGTCGTCGGCCTGCTGGCCGAGATCGCCGACATCGGCCGCGACCCGAAGCGCGGCGGCTACTCGCGCCCGGTGCTCTCCACCGCCGAGCTCGATCTCCGCGGATGGTTCCAGGCGCACGCCTCCAAGCGCGGGCTGGAGGTCGAGACCGACCGCAACGGCGTGCTCTGGGCGTGGCACGCTCCGCACGGGTCGCGGGACGGCGCGATCGTCACCGGTTCCCACCTCGACTCGGTCCCCGGCGGTGGGGCCTTCGACGGCCCGCTGGGGGTCGCCTCAGCACTGGTCGCCTTCGACCTTCTCGCCGCGCGGGGCGTGGGCGGACCGGCCCGCGCGATCGCGGTCTTCCCGGAGGAGGAGGGCTCCCGCTTCGGTGTCGCCTGCCTGGGCTCACGGTTGATGGCCGGTGCGATCGACCCCGCCCGGGCGCTGCGCCTCACCGACGCCGACGGCACGACGTACGCCGAAGCCCTCGCCGCGGCCGGTGCCCGACCCGACCTCGTGGGCCCCGACCCGGAGACGCTCGGGCGGATCGGCGCGTTCGTCGAGCTGCACGTCGAGCAGGGGCGGGGTCTGGTCGACCTCGGTCAGCCGGTCGCGGTCGGCTCCTCGATCCTCGGCCACGGACGCTGGCGGATCACCGTGACCGGGGCCGGGAACCACGCCGGCACGACGCTGATGGCCGACCGCGCCGACCCGATGGTGGCCGCGGCGCGCGTGGTCGTCGCCGTCCAGCAGGCGGCTCGGGCGATCCCGGACGCGCGGGCCACGGTCGGGCGGATCCAGCCCACGCCCGGCGGCACCAACGTCATCGCCTCCCGGGTGGACCTGTGGCTGGATGCGCGTCATCGCGACGACACGATCACCGCGACCCTGGTGGAGCAGATCCGGGTGGCGGCCGAGATCGCCGCGGCGGGTGAGGGCTGCACGGTGCGGTTGACCGAGGAGTCGCTGAGCCCGACGGTGGACTTCGATCCGGCGCTGCGCGACAGGCTCTGCGCCGTCCTGCCGCAGGCGCCCGTGCTGGCCACCGGCGCAGGCCACGACGCCGGAGTGCTGAAGGAGCACGTGCCGACCGGGATGCTGTTCGTGCGCAACCCGACCGGCATCTCGCACGCGCCCGAGGAGCACGCCGAGGACGTCGACGTCGAGGCCGGGGCCGCGGCGCTGGCCGCCGCGCTGGCGGACCTGCACGCCGCGCCCGTGGTCAGGCCCTAG
- a CDS encoding helix-turn-helix domain-containing protein yields the protein MSPRSSQPDDLIRNVAGIARDRAKGAEADDLELEAAIAQNVRALRTRYDLSVTELAERIGISKAMLSKIENAQTSCSLSTLSRLARGLDVPVSSLIRGADSEREAAHTKAGAGASITRSGTKQGHSYELLGALRGEHKRLECLMVTLSEDSEVYPLFQHPGTEFLHMVEGAMDYGHGRSVYRMEPGDSLTLDGEAPHGPVRLIDLPIRFLSVVAFPDGV from the coding sequence GTGTCCCCACGCTCCTCGCAGCCCGACGACCTGATCCGCAACGTCGCCGGCATCGCCCGTGACCGGGCGAAGGGGGCGGAGGCGGACGACCTCGAGCTCGAGGCGGCCATCGCGCAGAACGTCCGTGCCCTCCGCACGCGCTACGACCTCTCGGTGACCGAGCTCGCGGAGCGGATCGGCATCTCGAAGGCGATGCTGTCGAAGATCGAGAACGCGCAGACCTCGTGCAGCCTGAGCACCCTCTCCCGGCTGGCGCGCGGACTCGACGTACCGGTCTCCTCGCTCATCCGGGGTGCGGACAGCGAGCGCGAGGCGGCCCACACCAAGGCCGGCGCCGGCGCCTCGATCACGCGCAGCGGCACCAAGCAGGGGCACTCCTATGAGCTCCTGGGCGCACTGCGCGGAGAGCACAAGCGCCTGGAGTGCCTGATGGTCACCCTGAGCGAGGACAGTGAGGTCTACCCGCTGTTCCAGCACCCCGGCACCGAGTTCCTGCACATGGTCGAGGGCGCGATGGACTACGGCCACGGCCGGTCGGTCTACCGGATGGAACCGGGGGACTCCCTCACCCTGGACGGCGAGGCGCCGCACGGGCCGGTCCGGCTGATCGACCTGCCGATCCGGTTCCTGTCCGTGGTCGCGTTCCCCGACGGCGTCTGA
- a CDS encoding ammonium transporter, translating into MNAVITDLFYWVSIALMICIHAGFLAYEVGASRSKNVLASAMKNLLTFSVVISTFFFFGWWFYYAFPQFPVDALDTVGAELALPWSDDSGPNVASVNGIFWGAFALFAATTGSIMSGAVLERIRTSAFLILTTVLGSVVWIIGAAWAWHGNGWMLTEWGWHDFGAAGCVHLIAGTFTLGVLINLGPRIGRFVDGKAVTIPPHNLPLTMLGLMLIFVGFFGFLMGCVVYTNEGYFSIFGNPTNLSAIAFSTLMGLSGGIMGAYIASKGEPFWTISGGLAGVISVAPGMDLYHPALAFIIAVVGGALIPFIGKFIEKFGIDDVVGAVTVHGGCAFYGLVVSGFVLWGYPNVGDLPSINPAGQIGGAVVLALLGFVPGYLISLALKSAGLLRIPLEVEVAGLDLSEVPATPYPEGIPVTVLRETVVIEEVNR; encoded by the coding sequence ATGAACGCGGTCATCACCGACCTGTTCTATTGGGTCTCGATCGCCCTGATGATCTGCATCCACGCCGGCTTCCTCGCCTACGAGGTCGGCGCCTCACGTTCGAAGAACGTGCTCGCCTCCGCGATGAAGAACCTGCTGACGTTCTCGGTGGTCATCTCCACCTTCTTCTTCTTCGGATGGTGGTTCTACTACGCCTTCCCGCAGTTCCCGGTCGACGCCCTCGACACCGTCGGTGCCGAGCTCGCGCTGCCCTGGTCCGACGACTCGGGCCCGAACGTCGCCTCGGTGAACGGCATCTTCTGGGGTGCCTTCGCGCTCTTCGCCGCCACCACCGGGTCGATCATGTCCGGCGCGGTGCTCGAGCGGATCCGCACCAGCGCGTTCCTGATCCTCACCACGGTGCTCGGCTCGGTGGTCTGGATCATCGGCGCCGCCTGGGCCTGGCACGGCAACGGCTGGATGCTCACCGAGTGGGGGTGGCACGACTTCGGCGCCGCGGGCTGCGTCCACCTGATCGCCGGGACCTTCACCCTGGGCGTGCTGATCAACCTCGGCCCGCGGATCGGTCGCTTCGTCGACGGCAAGGCGGTCACGATCCCGCCGCACAACCTGCCGCTCACCATGCTCGGCCTGATGCTGATCTTCGTCGGCTTCTTCGGCTTCCTGATGGGCTGCGTCGTCTACACCAACGAGGGCTACTTCTCGATCTTCGGCAACCCGACCAACCTGTCGGCGATCGCCTTCAGCACCCTGATGGGGCTGTCCGGCGGCATCATGGGCGCCTACATCGCATCCAAGGGTGAGCCCTTCTGGACCATCTCCGGTGGCCTCGCCGGGGTCATCTCGGTCGCGCCCGGGATGGACCTCTACCACCCGGCACTCGCGTTCATCATCGCCGTCGTCGGCGGCGCCCTGATCCCGTTCATCGGCAAGTTCATCGAGAAGTTCGGGATCGACGACGTGGTCGGTGCGGTCACCGTCCACGGTGGCTGCGCCTTCTACGGGCTGGTGGTCTCCGGCTTCGTGCTCTGGGGCTACCCGAACGTCGGCGACCTGCCGTCGATCAACCCCGCCGGCCAGATCGGCGGCGCGGTGGTGCTGGCGCTGCTCGGCTTCGTGCCCGGCTACCTGATCTCGCTGGCGCTGAAGTCCGCGGGCCTGCTGCGCATCCCGCTCGAGGTCGAGGTCGCCGGCCTGGACCTCTCCGAGGTGCCGGCGACGCCGTATCCGGAAGGTATCCCGGTCACCGTCCTGCGGGAGACCGTCGTCATCGAGGAGGTCAACCGATGA
- a CDS encoding LLM class flavin-dependent oxidoreductase, producing MQIGIFTVGDVTTDPTTGRTPTEYERIKATVAIAQKAEDIGLDVFATGEHHNPPFVASNPTATLAYIGARTDRIVLSTATTLITTTDPVLIAEDYAKIQHLTDGRVDLMMGRGNTGPVYPWFGKDIREGINLAIENYALLRRLWTEDVVDWTGRFRTPLQGYTSTPRPLDGVAPFVWHGSIRSPEIAEQAAYYGDGFFHNHIFWPASHTAQMVQLYRQRFEHYGHGPADTAIVGLGGQFFMRRNSQDAWDEFRPYFDNAPVYGHGPSLEDFTTQTPLTVGSPQQVLERTLSFRDYAGHYQRQLFLVDHAGLPLKTVLEQLDLLGEILPELRKGFAEGRPAHVPDAPTHASLVAAAGGTRDTTVHAEDTATGTTDREAAELR from the coding sequence ATGCAGATCGGCATCTTCACCGTCGGCGACGTCACCACGGACCCGACCACCGGCCGGACCCCGACCGAGTACGAGCGGATCAAGGCCACCGTCGCGATCGCGCAGAAGGCCGAGGACATCGGCCTGGACGTCTTCGCCACCGGCGAGCACCACAACCCGCCCTTCGTCGCCTCCAACCCGACCGCGACCCTGGCCTACATCGGCGCCAGGACCGACCGGATCGTCCTCTCCACGGCGACCACCCTGATCACCACCACCGATCCGGTGCTGATCGCCGAGGACTACGCCAAGATCCAGCACCTGACCGACGGACGGGTCGACCTGATGATGGGCCGTGGGAACACCGGCCCCGTCTACCCGTGGTTCGGCAAGGACATCCGCGAGGGGATCAACCTCGCGATCGAGAACTACGCGCTCCTGCGCCGGCTGTGGACCGAGGACGTGGTGGACTGGACGGGTCGGTTCCGCACTCCGCTGCAGGGCTACACCTCGACCCCGCGGCCGCTCGACGGCGTCGCGCCGTTCGTGTGGCACGGGTCCATCCGCAGCCCCGAGATCGCCGAGCAGGCGGCCTACTACGGTGACGGGTTCTTCCACAACCACATCTTCTGGCCCGCCTCGCACACCGCGCAGATGGTGCAACTCTACCGCCAGCGCTTCGAGCACTACGGACACGGGCCGGCGGACACCGCGATCGTCGGCCTCGGCGGCCAGTTCTTCATGCGCCGCAACAGCCAGGACGCCTGGGACGAGTTCCGGCCGTACTTCGACAACGCGCCGGTCTACGGCCACGGCCCCTCCCTGGAGGACTTCACCACGCAGACCCCGCTCACCGTCGGCTCGCCGCAACAGGTCCTCGAGCGCACGCTCTCCTTCCGCGACTACGCCGGCCACTACCAGCGCCAGCTCTTCCTGGTCGACCATGCGGGCCTGCCGCTGAAGACGGTGCTCGAGCAGCTCGACCTGCTCGGCGAGATCCTGCCCGAGCTGCGCAAGGGCTTCGCCGAGGGACGCCCCGCGCACGTGCCGGACGCGCCCACCCACGCCAGCCTGGTCGCCGCGGCGGGAGGCACCAGGGACACCACGGTGCACGCCGAGGACACCGCGACCGGCACCACCGACCGCGAGGCGGCCGAGCTGCGATGA
- a CDS encoding FMN reductase, giving the protein MTALPYDAGDRTSRRIVVVSAGLSTPSSTRLLADRLGAAAAEALGARGAEVVVQHVELRPLAHALADHLLTGFPDATLGAALDQVRGADGLVVVTPVFAASYSGLFKTFFDVLENGALDEKPVLIAATAGSARHQLALDHALRPLFAYLHAVVVPTGVFAASEDFGSAELEKRIGRAAGELAALVDPAHLPRTRQSGEGGAREGDRRVAADRFADPTPFEELLRRASGS; this is encoded by the coding sequence ATGACCGCCCTCCCGTACGACGCCGGCGACCGCACGAGCCGACGCATCGTCGTCGTCTCCGCCGGCCTCTCCACGCCGTCCTCCACCCGGTTGCTCGCCGACCGGCTGGGGGCGGCGGCCGCCGAGGCGCTCGGCGCCCGGGGCGCCGAGGTCGTGGTCCAGCACGTCGAGCTGCGTCCGCTGGCCCACGCGCTCGCCGACCACCTGCTGACCGGCTTCCCCGACGCCACGCTGGGTGCCGCGCTGGACCAGGTGCGGGGCGCGGACGGCCTCGTGGTCGTGACACCGGTCTTCGCCGCGTCCTACTCCGGACTGTTCAAGACGTTCTTCGACGTCTTGGAGAACGGCGCCCTCGACGAGAAGCCGGTGCTGATCGCGGCGACCGCCGGGTCGGCGCGTCACCAGCTGGCACTGGACCACGCACTGCGTCCGCTCTTCGCCTACCTGCACGCGGTCGTCGTACCGACCGGGGTGTTCGCGGCCAGCGAGGACTTCGGCTCCGCCGAGCTGGAGAAGCGGATCGGGCGGGCCGCCGGTGAGCTGGCGGCGCTGGTCGACCCCGCGCACCTGCCGCGCACGCGTCAGTCGGGCGAGGGTGGCGCCCGGGAGGGGGACCGTCGGGTGGCGGCGGACCGATTCGCCGACCCGACCCCGTTCGAAGAGCTGTTGCGGCGGGCCAGCGGCTCCTAG